A single genomic interval of Anaerobacillus sp. CMMVII harbors:
- a CDS encoding (2Fe-2S)-binding protein, with the protein MTTIDFDFLEKNFYYFRLEDHPKKIYSVILADFENRISIDEFFNIYGRKLKANNPDVVATYFCSAYGWLLSGFHYILSFSDTSLNLSLSNIELQVYYDEEHNYCGICFRLLDTHGVFVSDRHGALEELYSNHVVPLLNLFHQATNVRIKDLYGQLANGLYHGHDKSLAIALSSEEIKKVEVDFSFVTKELKPSIFNLTKNPLDINFRMIDSPYEDDKLIRMRPSCCLYYQTEGATAKCYSCPRMSDEERVEMKKGMQKL; encoded by the coding sequence ATGACAACCATCGACTTTGATTTTTTAGAAAAGAATTTTTATTATTTTCGTTTAGAGGATCATCCAAAGAAAATTTATTCTGTTATCCTTGCAGACTTTGAAAATAGAATAAGCATCGATGAATTTTTTAATATCTATGGTCGTAAATTAAAGGCTAATAACCCAGATGTAGTTGCTACTTACTTTTGCAGTGCATATGGTTGGTTATTGTCCGGTTTTCACTACATACTTTCATTTTCTGACACTAGCCTTAACCTATCTCTATCAAATATTGAGTTACAAGTTTATTATGATGAAGAACATAATTATTGTGGAATTTGTTTTCGGTTATTAGATACCCACGGAGTATTTGTATCAGACAGACACGGTGCGTTAGAAGAGTTGTATTCTAATCATGTCGTCCCTTTACTCAATCTATTTCATCAAGCAACAAATGTAAGAATAAAAGATCTCTATGGGCAACTAGCAAACGGTTTATATCATGGCCACGATAAAAGCTTAGCGATTGCCCTCTCTTCGGAAGAAATAAAGAAAGTAGAAGTAGATTTCAGTTTTGTAACAAAAGAGCTAAAACCATCAATCTTCAATCTAACGAAAAATCCACTAGATATAAATTTCAGGATGATTGATAGCCCTTATGAAGATGATAAATTGATTCGCATGCGACCATCCTGCTGTTTGTATTACCAAACAGAAGGTGCGACTGCGAAGTGTTATAGCTGTCCAAGAATGAGTGACGAAGAAAGAGTAGAAATGAAAAAAGGTATGCAAAAACTGTAA
- a CDS encoding MATE family efflux transporter, with protein sequence MEKSNVKKLTLFAITWPIFIESLLHMFLRTADTFMLSKVSDEAVAAVGVANQLVMFMFFLFNFVSVGAAVVIAQYLGAKRYNDIHKFAANALSLNFLFGIFISLTITLFSTTYLNLFNLDAYLFSEARIYMLIVGGALFLQALMLTVSAIIQAHGHTKYTMYVSVGMNILNITGNYLFIFGALGFPQLGVTGVAISTVVSQFLGLIVNFLILFKKVKIQLPTKDLLHLQKQRVKQLLSIGVPSAIGQISYAGSQVVTTGFIATLGTQLLSTRIYTLNILFFVMILSISLGRGTQIIIGHFIGAGEKEKAYQEAFRSLKLSMVLTLSVTTVMVFFRESLLGLFTDNPEIIVTGAVLLLMGFLLEPGRCLNIVLGQSLQAAGDARFLMVSTILVIWGFSVPLYYVSGIYLGFGLIGIWVIFIADEWVRGILLWWRWRSRKWEQKALVGKTKQEATG encoded by the coding sequence ATGGAGAAAAGCAATGTCAAGAAACTAACCCTTTTTGCGATTACATGGCCCATCTTTATTGAATCTTTGTTACATATGTTTCTAAGGACTGCTGATACATTTATGCTAAGTAAAGTATCGGATGAAGCTGTTGCTGCAGTTGGGGTCGCTAATCAGTTAGTCATGTTTATGTTCTTTCTGTTTAATTTCGTATCAGTTGGTGCGGCAGTTGTGATTGCTCAGTATCTCGGGGCAAAAAGATATAATGATATTCATAAGTTCGCTGCAAATGCGCTTTCATTGAACTTTTTGTTTGGGATATTTATTAGTCTTACCATTACGCTTTTTAGTACGACCTATTTAAATCTATTTAATCTAGACGCATACTTATTTTCAGAAGCTAGAATTTATATGTTAATCGTTGGTGGAGCTTTATTTTTACAAGCATTGATGCTCACGGTTTCTGCGATTATCCAAGCTCATGGTCATACAAAGTATACGATGTATGTTTCGGTAGGGATGAACATCCTCAATATCACAGGAAATTACCTCTTTATTTTTGGAGCACTAGGTTTTCCACAACTAGGGGTAACAGGGGTGGCCATCTCCACCGTTGTCAGTCAATTTTTAGGATTAATTGTGAACTTCCTTATTCTATTTAAAAAAGTAAAAATTCAATTACCAACCAAAGATTTACTTCATTTGCAGAAGCAGCGTGTAAAACAACTATTAAGTATCGGCGTACCATCTGCAATTGGTCAAATCTCTTATGCTGGTAGTCAGGTGGTAACAACCGGTTTTATTGCTACGCTTGGCACACAGCTGTTATCAACAAGAATTTATACTTTAAATATTTTATTCTTTGTGATGATCTTGTCGATTTCCTTAGGAAGAGGCACCCAAATTATCATCGGTCACTTCATAGGCGCTGGTGAAAAAGAAAAAGCCTATCAAGAGGCCTTCAGAAGTTTAAAATTAAGTATGGTACTGACTCTTTCGGTTACAACTGTTATGGTTTTCTTTAGAGAGTCCTTGTTAGGTCTTTTTACAGATAACCCTGAGATTATTGTTACCGGGGCAGTTTTACTACTCATGGGCTTTCTCTTAGAACCTGGGCGATGCTTAAACATTGTTCTAGGCCAATCTCTTCAAGCCGCAGGTGACGCCAGGTTTTTAATGGTTTCAACAATTCTTGTTATTTGGGGTTTTAGTGTACCACTCTATTATGTTTCGGGAATATACCTTGGGTTTGGATTAATTGGCATTTGGGTCATATTTATTGCTGATGAATGGGTACGCGGGATTTTACTTTGGTGGCGTTGGCGATCAAGGAAATGGGAACAAAAGGCGTTAGTAGGTAAAACGAAGCAAGAAGCAACTGGTTAG
- a CDS encoding polysaccharide deacetylase family protein, with product MARIINEVQTQHKVVAITFDDGPNPLYTSQVLEIFAEVSGKATFYMIGNQMTKYPEIVEAAIEQGHEIGNHTYTHPKLTDLNSSDHVNEIKLSDKITKEMTGQSPTTFRPPYFDYNNETHSICENLGYRMIGACNLDAMDWEQPGVEHILSKSREQIKKGSILIFHDGFGDRSQTIEAVRLLVKELHSQGYKLVTVSELLRLAEERMN from the coding sequence ATGGCAAGGATTATTAATGAAGTTCAAACTCAACATAAAGTTGTTGCGATTACGTTTGATGACGGACCTAACCCATTGTATACTTCACAGGTTCTAGAGATTTTTGCGGAAGTTTCTGGGAAAGCTACGTTCTATATGATTGGTAATCAAATGACTAAATACCCTGAGATCGTCGAAGCGGCAATTGAGCAAGGCCATGAAATCGGAAATCATACATACACACACCCAAAGCTAACAGATCTGAATTCTAGTGATCATGTCAATGAGATCAAACTTTCAGATAAAATCACGAAAGAAATGACTGGGCAAAGTCCGACGACATTTCGTCCGCCTTATTTTGATTATAATAATGAAACACATTCAATATGTGAAAACTTAGGCTATCGCATGATAGGTGCGTGTAACCTTGATGCTATGGATTGGGAGCAACCAGGCGTGGAACATATCCTCTCAAAGTCACGCGAGCAGATAAAAAAAGGAAGTATCCTAATCTTTCATGATGGATTTGGTGACCGTTCACAAACCATCGAGGCAGTACGACTACTAGTTAAGGAACTTCACAGTCAGGGATATAAACTTGTAACTGTAAGTGAGTTATTGCGGTTAGCAGAAGAAAGGATGAATTAA
- a CDS encoding iron ABC transporter permease, translating into MIHPDILKKQRIIFVILVVMILLTVVVGMASGYSSLSYQRLIPTLLGQGTFKEEFVLFSVRLPRIVITLLAGMALALSGAILQGVTRNDLADPGIIGINSGAGVAIAVFFLFAPLKVGSFVFLLPVVAFIGAFVTATLIYLLAYDKKVGLQPIRLVLIGVGFSMALSGVMIVLISSADRFKVEFIAKWLAGNIWGSDWPFIWALLPWLVILIPFTLYKANRLNLLGLSEPIAVGVGVSIEKERIVLLLTAVALAASAVSVTGGIAFIGLMAPHMAKALVGPRNQLFLPIAILLGGSLLLFADTIGRNLVEPEGIAAGIMVALIGGPYFMYLLLKK; encoded by the coding sequence ATGATTCACCCAGACATTCTAAAAAAACAACGAATTATTTTCGTGATCTTAGTTGTGATGATCCTTCTAACAGTTGTGGTAGGGATGGCATCGGGGTACTCGTCGTTATCCTATCAAAGACTCATACCGACTTTATTAGGGCAGGGAACTTTTAAAGAAGAGTTTGTTTTGTTTTCAGTTCGTTTGCCAAGAATTGTCATTACCTTATTAGCAGGGATGGCTCTAGCCCTATCCGGAGCTATCTTGCAAGGAGTTACCCGAAATGATTTAGCAGACCCTGGGATTATCGGTATTAACTCGGGAGCAGGTGTCGCGATTGCTGTATTCTTTTTATTTGCACCACTAAAAGTAGGTTCTTTTGTTTTCCTACTTCCAGTTGTAGCCTTTATCGGTGCATTTGTCACAGCGACGCTTATTTATTTGCTAGCCTATGATAAGAAAGTTGGGCTTCAGCCGATTCGCTTAGTGCTCATTGGCGTCGGCTTTTCAATGGCCTTATCAGGAGTGATGATCGTCTTAATTTCATCTGCTGACCGTTTTAAAGTAGAGTTTATCGCGAAATGGCTTGCAGGTAATATTTGGGGTTCTGATTGGCCATTTATTTGGGCACTTTTACCATGGCTTGTGATCCTGATTCCATTCACATTGTACAAAGCAAATCGCCTAAATCTACTTGGACTTAGCGAGCCAATAGCAGTGGGAGTTGGGGTCTCAATAGAAAAAGAACGGATTGTTTTATTGCTAACGGCAGTGGCCTTAGCTGCATCAGCTGTATCAGTTACAGGGGGAATTGCTTTTATTGGACTTATGGCACCACATATGGCAAAAGCCTTAGTGGGTCCGAGAAACCAATTGTTTTTGCCAATTGCGATTTTACTAGGAGGTTCGCTATTATTATTTGCTGACACCATAGGTCGGAATTTGGTTGAACCAGAAGGAATAGCTGCAGGTATTATGGTTGCGCTCATCGGTGGCCCTTATTTCATGTATTTATTGTTGAAAAAATAG
- a CDS encoding iron-hydroxamate ABC transporter substrate-binding protein encodes MKKLLIPFMLVLVLLISACGNNAETNTEVTEPEATEVAAEVETNKETITYQSENGPIEVPANPERVIVLATFAGNVLALDVNVVGVDPWSKMNPRYDLANVEEVTDESLEKIIELDPDLIIGLSYANNVDKLSEIAPTVTFTYGALGYLEQHLEIGKLLNKEAEAQAWIDDFKSRAQAAGEEIKAKIGEDATVTVVENFDKELYVFGDNWARGTEILYQEMNIKMPEKVKELALEQGYYALSFEVLPEVAGDYIIFSKNSDSDTSFQETETYKNIPAVQNNQVFEVNAKEFYFNDPITLEFQLEFFINNFLKN; translated from the coding sequence ATGAAAAAATTATTAATTCCGTTTATGCTCGTACTGGTACTGCTTATTAGTGCTTGCGGAAACAATGCAGAAACGAACACAGAAGTAACAGAACCTGAGGCAACGGAAGTAGCGGCAGAGGTTGAAACAAACAAAGAAACGATTACTTACCAATCTGAAAATGGGCCAATTGAGGTACCAGCTAATCCTGAGCGAGTAATTGTCCTTGCTACATTTGCAGGAAATGTATTGGCATTAGATGTTAATGTTGTTGGGGTTGATCCTTGGTCAAAAATGAACCCACGCTATGACTTAGCGAATGTAGAAGAAGTAACAGATGAGAGTTTAGAAAAGATTATCGAACTAGATCCAGATTTAATTATTGGACTATCTTATGCCAATAATGTAGATAAATTAAGTGAAATCGCTCCTACTGTAACATTCACTTACGGAGCATTAGGCTACTTAGAGCAGCATTTAGAAATCGGGAAGCTGTTAAACAAAGAAGCAGAAGCACAAGCATGGATCGATGATTTTAAATCACGTGCACAAGCAGCGGGCGAAGAAATCAAAGCAAAAATCGGTGAAGACGCAACCGTGACTGTTGTTGAAAACTTTGACAAAGAGTTGTATGTTTTCGGAGATAACTGGGCTCGTGGTACTGAAATCTTATACCAAGAAATGAACATAAAAATGCCTGAAAAGGTTAAAGAGTTGGCTTTAGAACAAGGATATTATGCATTGTCGTTTGAAGTGTTACCAGAGGTTGCAGGTGATTACATTATTTTCAGTAAGAATTCAGACTCTGATACTTCGTTCCAAGAAACTGAAACATACAAAAATATCCCTGCTGTACAAAATAATCAAGTCTTTGAAGTAAACGCGAAAGAATTTTATTTTAATGATCCGATAACATTAGAATTTCAATTAGAGTTCTTCATTAATAATTTTCTGAAAAATTAA
- a CDS encoding ABC transporter ATP-binding protein produces MGRLYTNQLNIGYGESLIVKELSVEIPDKKITTIIGSNGCGKSTLLKAITRIITHQSGEVVLDGKNISKESTKLLAKKMAILPQTPESASGLTVGELVSYGRFPYQKGFGRLSKKDYEVIDWALEVTGTIDFKYRPVDALSGGQRQRVWIAMALAQETEIIFLDEPTTYLDMAHQLEVLELLQNLNREQGRTIVMVLHDLNQAARFADYIIALKAGQIVKAGNCEEVINHHVLKKVFNIDAEIGRDPRTNKPMCITYNLLRGEMTDEKIINSVYARTGTAY; encoded by the coding sequence ATGGGAAGGCTTTATACCAATCAATTAAATATAGGATATGGTGAAAGTTTGATTGTTAAAGAGTTGAGTGTTGAAATACCTGATAAGAAAATAACAACCATTATTGGATCCAATGGGTGCGGGAAATCGACACTTCTAAAAGCAATCACTCGAATTATTACCCATCAATCGGGAGAAGTGGTTCTAGACGGAAAGAACATTTCAAAAGAGAGCACCAAGCTCCTCGCAAAAAAAATGGCCATTCTACCGCAAACACCAGAAAGTGCAAGTGGATTAACGGTTGGTGAGTTAGTATCGTACGGTCGCTTTCCTTATCAAAAAGGGTTCGGTCGTTTATCAAAAAAAGATTATGAAGTGATTGATTGGGCACTCGAAGTTACAGGAACCATCGACTTTAAGTATCGTCCAGTAGATGCCTTGTCAGGAGGCCAACGTCAACGGGTCTGGATTGCAATGGCTCTTGCCCAGGAAACAGAAATTATTTTTTTAGATGAGCCGACAACATATTTAGATATGGCGCACCAGCTTGAGGTGTTAGAGCTTTTGCAAAACTTGAATAGAGAGCAAGGTCGTACAATCGTTATGGTACTACACGACTTGAATCAAGCCGCTCGCTTTGCAGATTATATTATTGCCTTAAAAGCAGGCCAAATTGTGAAAGCCGGAAACTGCGAAGAAGTGATCAACCATCATGTCCTGAAAAAAGTATTCAATATTGATGCAGAAATCGGAAGAGATCCGAGAACGAATAAACCAATGTGTATCACCTACAACCTACTAAGAGGAGAAATGACAGATGAAAAAATTATTAATTCCGTTTATGCTCGTACTGGTACTGCTTATTAG
- a CDS encoding MSMEG_1061 family FMN-dependent PPOX-type flavoprotein encodes MKTVNFRDNAITSEEELRELIGSPHELVANKTVTIIDETAKRFIAASPLLFLATSDAAGNCDVSPRGDKPGSIYILNDQQLVIPDRPGNKRLDSILNILANPHVGLLFLIPGFDEVLRVNGKATIIKDEAILKQMSLKGKAPILGIGVDVEECFIHCPKAFKESDIWRSDSWPTDQEIPSMMEIFRAHLKMNGIEY; translated from the coding sequence ATGAAGACAGTAAATTTCAGAGATAATGCGATCACTTCAGAAGAAGAGCTAAGAGAACTCATCGGTAGCCCTCATGAATTAGTTGCAAACAAAACCGTTACAATCATCGATGAAACAGCCAAAAGGTTTATCGCAGCATCACCACTTCTCTTTCTTGCGACATCAGATGCAGCTGGTAACTGTGATGTGTCACCAAGAGGAGACAAACCTGGTTCCATCTATATCCTAAATGATCAGCAATTAGTCATCCCAGATCGTCCTGGCAACAAGCGGCTTGATTCAATTTTAAACATTCTTGCAAATCCTCACGTTGGTTTACTATTTCTTATACCAGGGTTCGACGAAGTATTACGTGTGAATGGTAAAGCTACGATTATTAAAGATGAAGCAATATTAAAACAAATGAGTTTGAAGGGGAAAGCGCCAATTCTTGGCATCGGTGTTGACGTTGAGGAATGTTTTATTCATTGCCCTAAAGCGTTTAAAGAATCAGATATATGGAGAAGCGATTCGTGGCCTACCGATCAAGAAATCCCTTCTATGATGGAGATCTTCCGTGCTCACCTGAAAATGAATGGAATTGAATATTAG
- a CDS encoding MFS transporter, protein MADEALARGTSETFSENKVVLIWSFTVWLVVMNTTMFNIALPNVLLDLSLTSATAAWVVSGYSIVFAIATLTYSRLSDFIPISRLLLIGLIILGVASVIGFFATQFYALLFARILQAAGAGAVPGLAMVLAGRYIPITRRGRAMAYIASAASLGFGLGPVIGGAITQYLGWNYLFVVTGFVFFLLPIFMKLLPKEVVKAGKFDLVGSILTGLCVTGLLLFLSSFSVVLLILTLVVALLLWRHIHLRDQPFIQPRLLKNKQYRKLLYIGFIGFVIHFSTLFLLPIILTLVFQKEPAAVGMIIFPGAILSAIAAQFIGRFIDRFGNIPLIIFGQTLFVIATVLFTLTASIAPIFILFTYMFMSTGFSALTSSISNEYTRILAVEEIGSGIGMAQLIQFFGGAFGVTMTGILLTWFSSEVGYQNSFFVLVALSLSSICVFVFYFKNRVT, encoded by the coding sequence ATGGCAGATGAAGCGCTAGCTCGTGGTACTTCCGAGACATTCTCTGAGAATAAAGTTGTTCTCATCTGGAGTTTCACTGTGTGGCTTGTCGTAATGAATACAACCATGTTTAATATTGCCTTACCAAATGTACTCCTTGACCTTTCTTTAACATCAGCTACCGCAGCTTGGGTCGTCTCGGGGTATTCCATCGTTTTTGCGATTGCGACATTAACCTATAGTCGTCTATCTGATTTCATTCCGATTTCCCGTTTGCTGCTGATTGGATTAATCATTTTAGGGGTAGCTTCTGTCATCGGCTTTTTCGCTACCCAATTTTATGCTTTGTTATTTGCTCGTATTCTTCAAGCTGCTGGAGCAGGGGCTGTTCCGGGGCTAGCGATGGTACTCGCAGGTCGTTATATCCCGATCACTAGGCGGGGAAGGGCAATGGCCTATATTGCTTCAGCGGCTTCGTTAGGTTTTGGGCTTGGTCCTGTGATTGGTGGAGCAATCACTCAATACTTAGGCTGGAATTATCTTTTTGTTGTTACAGGCTTCGTTTTTTTCTTGCTTCCTATATTTATGAAGCTCTTGCCAAAAGAGGTGGTTAAAGCTGGTAAGTTTGATTTAGTCGGGAGTATCCTTACTGGGTTATGTGTAACAGGCTTGTTACTATTTCTTTCGTCATTTTCAGTAGTATTGTTAATCCTTACGCTTGTCGTAGCGCTTCTTTTATGGCGCCATATCCACCTTCGTGACCAGCCGTTTATTCAACCGAGATTACTAAAAAATAAGCAATATCGAAAGTTGCTTTATATTGGTTTTATTGGATTTGTTATTCATTTTTCAACGCTATTTTTACTGCCAATTATCCTAACTCTCGTGTTTCAGAAAGAACCAGCTGCAGTTGGAATGATCATTTTTCCAGGCGCAATTTTATCGGCAATTGCTGCCCAATTCATCGGACGCTTTATCGATCGCTTTGGAAATATTCCATTAATTATCTTTGGTCAAACCTTGTTTGTGATTGCTACGGTTCTATTTACTTTGACAGCATCAATCGCACCGATTTTCATCCTTTTTACCTATATGTTTATGAGTACAGGTTTTTCAGCGCTGACCTCAAGTATCTCCAATGAATATACAAGAATTTTAGCCGTTGAAGAGATTGGTTCGGGCATTGGGATGGCACAATTAATTCAATTTTTTGGTGGAGCGTTCGGAGTGACGATGACTGGAATATTATTAACCTGGTTCTCTTCAGAAGTTGGCTACCAAAATAGCTTTTTCGTTTTAGTTGCACTTAGTTTAAGCTCAATATGTGTATTTGTTTTTTATTTTAAAAATAGAGTTACATAA
- a CDS encoding glycoside hydrolase family 9 protein — protein sequence MDIQVNQVGYPSSQKKVAIINEFQGAFEIVDDENGSVVYCGETGELTLDNASGSSVSHADFSLLKRPGQYRVRANEFVSASFLVTEQPYDELQQSLLKAFYFYRCGSDLPEKYAGSWSHKACHTIPAIVYTDQNRIIDCSGGWHDAGDYGKYVVPAAKAVADLLLAYEFYPHAFSRALPIPETDNCIPDILHECRYELTWLLKMQDPLTGGVFHKVTTKEFPSLDVMPENDLGDLYLSPISATATGCFVAVMSIAARIYKNIDKVLSEQCLFAAKRGWDWLQIHKEVSGYKNPDDILTGEYGDDEDQDERYWAAAELYRTTGHDRYQQAFLLLVEADFPKYELGWANVGGYGTIAYLLNGEEKGNSKVYSELLEGLRIQADKLVEKSTDNGYLISLSETEYIWGSNMVVLNHGMLLLIAHFFHNNERYAECALNHLHYLLGRNVLNVSYVTGHGTNQVLHPHHRPSVGDGVIEPVAGLVLGGPNRGLEDDCAKTNLAGRSPACCYIDHVDSYSTNEVTIYWNSPAVFVVSYWTNLSYNELERNN from the coding sequence TTGGACATTCAAGTCAATCAAGTAGGTTATCCTAGTAGCCAAAAGAAAGTAGCGATTATTAACGAGTTTCAAGGAGCCTTTGAAATTGTTGATGATGAGAATGGGTCTGTCGTTTATTGTGGAGAAACGGGAGAGTTGACACTGGACAATGCTAGTGGTTCTTCAGTAAGCCACGCTGATTTTTCTCTCTTAAAAAGACCAGGACAATACCGAGTGAGAGCTAACGAATTTGTTTCTGCTAGTTTTTTGGTAACTGAGCAACCCTACGATGAGCTTCAACAAAGTTTACTGAAAGCGTTTTATTTTTACCGTTGTGGGAGTGATTTACCAGAAAAATATGCGGGAAGTTGGAGCCATAAGGCATGTCATACAATTCCTGCAATTGTCTATACTGACCAAAATAGAATAATAGATTGTAGTGGCGGCTGGCATGATGCTGGTGATTACGGTAAGTATGTCGTCCCAGCAGCAAAGGCGGTTGCCGATTTGTTATTGGCGTATGAATTCTATCCGCATGCATTTAGTAGAGCTTTGCCTATTCCTGAAACAGACAATTGTATTCCTGATATTCTTCATGAATGTCGGTATGAGCTAACCTGGTTATTAAAAATGCAAGATCCTCTCACAGGTGGGGTCTTTCATAAGGTCACAACCAAAGAGTTTCCTAGTTTAGATGTCATGCCAGAAAATGATCTTGGTGATTTATATCTGTCACCGATATCTGCAACGGCAACAGGTTGTTTTGTAGCGGTAATGTCAATAGCCGCTCGTATCTACAAAAATATTGATAAGGTTCTTTCTGAGCAATGTCTTTTTGCAGCAAAACGAGGGTGGGACTGGCTTCAAATACACAAAGAGGTTAGCGGTTATAAAAATCCAGATGACATTCTAACAGGGGAGTATGGAGACGACGAAGATCAGGATGAACGATATTGGGCAGCTGCTGAGCTTTATCGAACAACAGGTCACGATAGGTATCAGCAGGCATTTCTTTTATTGGTAGAGGCTGACTTTCCAAAGTATGAACTTGGGTGGGCAAATGTCGGTGGTTATGGAACGATAGCTTATCTTTTAAATGGCGAAGAAAAAGGGAATAGTAAGGTTTATAGTGAATTGCTAGAGGGATTACGAATACAAGCAGACAAACTAGTTGAGAAAAGTACTGATAATGGTTATCTCATCTCACTCTCAGAGACCGAGTACATTTGGGGAAGTAATATGGTAGTCCTGAACCATGGGATGCTTTTACTCATTGCTCACTTTTTTCATAATAATGAAAGATATGCTGAATGTGCCTTAAATCATCTACATTACTTATTAGGTCGAAATGTCCTAAATGTTAGTTATGTCACGGGACATGGGACGAATCAAGTTTTACATCCTCATCATCGGCCATCTGTTGGTGATGGTGTTATTGAGCCGGTAGCGGGGCTTGTCTTAGGAGGTCCTAACCGAGGTCTAGAGGATGATTGTGCAAAGACGAATCTGGCTGGGCGATCACCTGCTTGTTGTTATATCGATCACGTAGATAGCTATTCTACAAATGAAGTGACCATTTATTGGAATTCGCCAGCTGTATTTGTGGTCTCATACTGGACGAACCTGTCATATAACGAGTTAGAAAGGAATAATTAA
- a CDS encoding SGNH/GDSL hydrolase family protein, with protein MKLEKGQKLLFIGDSITDCDRGKPEGEGLFGALGKGYVSFVDALLQSVYPELGIRVVNKGISGNTVRKLKDRWQADVIEQNPDWLVIMIGINDVWRQYDTPFIKDWHVYIEEYEETLEKLIQETKPKVKGLVLMTPYYLESNEQDAMRQTMDQYGEVVKQLAEKYDCIFIDTQAAFNVVLKDLYSSTLAWDRVHPTATGHMVLARAFLREIGFDWDR; from the coding sequence ATGAAGCTTGAAAAAGGGCAAAAACTATTGTTTATCGGAGATTCAATTACGGATTGTGATCGGGGGAAACCTGAAGGTGAAGGATTGTTTGGCGCACTAGGAAAAGGATATGTGTCATTCGTTGATGCACTCTTGCAATCTGTTTACCCTGAACTAGGGATCAGAGTCGTCAATAAAGGGATAAGCGGCAACACTGTAAGGAAACTAAAGGATCGATGGCAAGCAGATGTAATCGAGCAAAACCCAGACTGGTTAGTAATTATGATTGGTATTAACGATGTTTGGCGCCAATACGATACACCTTTCATAAAAGACTGGCATGTGTATATAGAAGAATATGAGGAGACTCTAGAGAAGTTAATTCAGGAAACGAAGCCCAAGGTGAAAGGCCTAGTGCTAATGACTCCTTATTACTTAGAAAGCAATGAGCAGGATGCCATGCGCCAAACCATGGATCAATATGGTGAAGTTGTAAAACAGTTAGCTGAAAAATATGACTGCATCTTTATCGATACGCAAGCGGCTTTTAATGTTGTGCTAAAGGATCTCTATTCATCGACACTAGCATGGGATCGTGTGCACCCCACAGCAACTGGACATATGGTCCTTGCTCGAGCCTTCTTGCGTGAGATCGGCTTTGATTGGGACCGGTAA